A single window of Cryptococcus depauperatus CBS 7841 chromosome 2, complete sequence DNA harbors:
- a CDS encoding ubiquinone biosynthesis monooxygenase COQ6: protein MKPATIKIGQNALKSTPKPVQYIPRTAAVYWNPLLARAISRNPRTRSFVFQSPRYLSHQAEPQGPIPPIGAENTYDIVIIGGANAGLALVCALLSHPTISKTTRILLLEGSSLDKIRHWPESSEWENRISSLTHENIQWLESIGVWKHVKQKRSCPVHEIIIWSNPSADSTPTIHFPSIGRPLARMTENLNLQQALLKRINEIGQGIVDIRESSKVAEMRLGEGDRWVGLRIGDEWVRGSLVVGADGPNSPVRHFSKIESFGHGYRTHAVVATLHHEADTLYPNTTAFQRFLPTGPIAFLPLSSTCSTMVWSTLPNHAVALKKLSPEALTQMINAGYTLPEETLGQLFAAVLSAQESETPLTANQISTLIATLPSAPMSADQPILPPTITSIHAPSVASFPLRLSHATSYLGKRTALVGDSAHTIHPLAGQGLNMGLADVDCLARTLERTKQLGGDLGSLEGTKGYPKERYPLNHLMLSTTDKLHYIFRARNGLINWVRGTGLDVINELEPIKKILMGGAGSGVGMGGRGTKRTEKERVFGRAKAGDDLKTTDGLPMTVANGIEGWFALKEVMSMIGGVVEEATKNGLRRAADVLDKRRH from the exons atgaagCCAGCAACAATCAAAATCGGTCAGAATGCACTGAAGAGTACTCCGAAACCTGTACAATATATTCCTCGTACTGCTGCTGTATATTGGAATCCACTCTTGGCTCGGGCAATCTCGAGGAACCCACGGACAAGATCTTTCGTCTTTCAGTCTCCAAGATATCTTTCCCATCAAGCAGAGCCTCAAGGACCTATACCGCCTATTGGAGCAGAGAACACTTATGACATTGTCATCATTGGAGGAGCAAATGCTGGACTTGCATTAGTTTGTGCACTTT TATCGCATCCCACCATATCGAAAACAACCCGTATCCTATTACTAGAGGGATCTTCACTCGACAAGATTCGCCACTGGCCGGAATCGAGTGAATGGGAGAATCGCATTAGCAGTTTGACTCATGAAAACATCCAATGGTTAGAGA GTATCGGTGTATGGAAGCATgtcaaacaaaaaagatCGTGTCCTGTCCATGAGATTATC ATATGGTCCAATCCTTCCGCTGATTCAACCCCTACCATTCACTTCCCCTCTATCGGTCGTCCGTTGGCGCGCATGACTGAGAACTTGAATCTTCAGCAAGCTTTGCTTAAAAGAATAAATGAAATTGGGCAAGGTATCGTGGACATACGGGAGAGTTCCAAAGTGGCTGAAATGCGTCTGGGTGAGGGTGACAGATGGGTAGGGCTGAGAATTGGCGATGAATGGGTACGAGGGTCCCTTGTA GTTGGAGCAGACGGGCCAAATTCGCCAGTTAGGCATTTTTCTAAAATCGAGTCTTTTGGTCACGGCTACCGTACCCATGCAGTCGTGGCAACTCTTCACCACGAAGCTGACACTCTCTACCCCAATACAACTGCTTTCCAGCGTTTTCTTCCCACTGGTCCCATCgcctttcttcctctatcATCCACTTGTTCAACCATGGTCTGGTCAACTCTGCCCAATCATGCTGTAGCTCTCAAAAAATTGTCCCCTGAAGCGCTTACTCAAATGATCAATGCAGGGTATACCCTTCCCGAAGAAACCCTTGGCCAGCTTTTTGCAGCTGTCCTTTCAGCTCAAGAGAGCGAAACACCACTTACAGCTAACCAAATATCTACACTTATCGCCACGCTTCCTTCTGCACCCATGTCAGCAGACCAACCCATCCTTCCTCCTACCATCACATCTATTCATGCACCTTCTGTCGCTTCGTTCCCTCTCCGGCTCAGTCACGCTACCTCTTATCTTGGTAAACGCACCGCGTTGGTGGGTGATTCGGCCCACACAATTCACCCCTTGGCCGGTCAAGGTCTCAACATGGGTTTGGCAGATGTGGACTGTTTGGCTCGAACACTGGAAAGGACCAAGCAACTGGGAGGCGACCTAGGAAGCTTGGAAGGGACCAAAGGATACCCTAAAGAAAGATATCCTCTGAATCATTTAATGCTAAGTACAACAGATAAACTGCATTACATCTTCCGCGCAAGAAACGGATTGATAAACTGGGTAAGAGGGACAGGTTTGGATGTAATTAATGAGTTGGAACCGATCAAGAAAATATTAATGGGTGGAGCTGGCTCTGGTGTAGGTATGGGTGGAAGAGGGACTAAGAGGactgaaaaagagaggGTGTTTGGAAGAGCTAAAGCTGGAGATGATCTCAAGACTACAGACGGATTACCAATGACTGTGGCTAACGGTATTGAAGGGTGGTTCGCGTTAAAAGAGGTCATGAGCATGATTGGAGGTGTAGTTGAAGAAGCTACTAAGAATGGGCTCAGAAGGGCAGCAGATGTCCTTGACAagagaagacattga
- a CDS encoding exodeoxyribonuclease III: MKILTWNVNVLRTCLDYHPFASMKKKNVEGLLDELDAQILCFQEHKTVRAKLEKSMACPGPYDAFWTFPRSKTGYSGVCTYVDSRCCVPLKAEEGITGLLLEDRASTMRPPWTVEERIGFYPSPSDIAWIDEVDGQPFNPEKLDKEGRAVVCDFGLFVLFNLYCPNETNDARRPYKMNFLYALQERVRLLQAAGREVIVVGDINIVRAPIDSGEGPVRSSAAQHYEHPARRTLDDWCFPKGPMIDVVRECWPKRDDMFTCWNQKLDARSANYGSRIDMILCTTGLRPWIKDGNIMPKVFGSDHCPVYIKLHESIVTPKGETLYLRDMLNPKDRPSSTAPIYPNAVAREVPEPPRFATKFLDEFSARQTTLKSFFGGGKKCKPKSDEESVMASFNTTQTPPNSLVAKQSKTISPSLETHDAENAKLPLKLTKSDEKITDPTTDREEDKCRPPLTPKPMTKRSRSASDSKTARQAKISNFLSQPKTNDKRKSPSTLSSPSSASSKKRVASTSPLDQAIAAKMSPETQVQDNHSLTEEEASMVSQAIIDADAEEKARKAKDLPQWSNIFAKKLPPLCTAHQKPCKDFIVMKPGPNKGKRFWLCSLPVGAGYDKGRSKRLREEVNHKFRCDFFMWDSANTSKEKPAVKESHMQEESIH, from the exons ATGAAGATCTTGACGTGGAACGTA AACGTACTCAGGACATGTCTTGATTATCATCC ATTCGCttcaatgaaaaagaagaatgttgaAGGTTTATTAGATGAACTCGATGCTCAAATATTATGCTTTCAAG AACACAAAACAGTTCGCGCCAAGCTGGAAAAGTCCATGGCTTGTCCAGGGCCGTATGACGCCTTTTGGACTTTTCCCCGATCCAAGACGGGTTACAGCGGCGTCTGCACATATGTCGACTCGCGATGTTGCGTACCTCTCAAAGCGGAGGAAGGTATCACCGGTCTCCTGTTAGAAGACAGAGCCAGTACAATGCGGCCACCTTGGACAGTTGAGGAGAGAATTGGGTTTTATCCTAGTCCTAGCGATATTGCCTGGATAGACGAGGTAGATGGACAGCCGTTCAATCCTGAAAAATTGGataaagaaggaagagccGTTGTGTGTGATTTTGG ACTTTTTgtcctcttcaacttgtatTGTCCTAATGAGACAAACGATGCTCGGCGCCCATACAAGATGAATTTTCTCTATGCCTTACAAGAACGCGTGCGCTTACTGCAAGCTGCCGGACGAGAAGTGATCGTTGTTGGTGACATCAACATTGTACGTGCGCCCATTGACTCTGGCGAGGGGCCTGTAAGATCCTCAGCAGCACAGCATTATGAGCATCCTGCAAGAAGAACGTTGGATGATTGGTGCTTTCCAAAAGGTCCCATGATCGATGTGGTTAGAGAGTGCTGGCCTAAACGCGATGACATGTTTACCTGCTGGAACCAAAAGCTAGATGCAAG GTCAGCAAACTACGGCAGTCGCATAGACATGATTCTGTGTACCACTGGTCTTCGTCCCTGGatcaaagatggcaatATCATGCCAAAAGTCTTTGGGTCCGATCATTGCCCGGTGTATATCAAACTCCACGAGAGCATTGTCACGCCCAAAGGTGAGACACTCTATCTTCGCGACATGCTCAATCCAAAAGACCGGCCTTCCAGCACTGCACCTATATATCCTAATGCGGTAGCAAGGGAGGTACCCGAACCGCCACGCTTTGCTACCAAATTTCTAGACGAGTTCTCAGCGAGACAGACAACCCTAAAAAGTTTCTTTGGTGGGGGCAAAAAATGCAAGCCCAAGAGCGACGAGGAATCCGTCATGGCATCTTTCAATACGACCCAAACTCCTCCCAATTCACTAGTTGCAAAGCAATCCAAGACTATTTCGCCATCTCTAGAGACGCACGACGCTGAAAATGCCAAATTGCCACTCAAACTGACCAAGTCAGATGAAAAGATCACAGACCCAACTACGGATAGGGAAGAGGACAAATGTAGACCACCTCTGACGCCCAAGCCCATgacaaaaagaagcagatcCGCCTCGGATAGCAAAACTGCTAGACAAGCCAAAATATCAAATTTTTTATCTCAACCCAAAACCAATGACAAACGAAAATCACCTTCTACCTTGTCAAGTCCGTCGTCTGCAAGTAGCAAAAAACGTGTCGCTTCGACGTCCCCTTTAGACCAAGCCATTGCTGCAAAGATGTCGCCAGAAACTCAAGTCCAAGATAATCATAGTTTGACGGAAGAGGAAGCCTCAATGGTTTCTCAAGCCATTATTGATGCCGATGCTGAAGAGAAGGCGAGGAAGGCCAAAGATTTGCCCCAGTGGTCCAATATCTTTGCGAAAAAACTCCCTCCTCTCTGTACAGCTCACCAAAAGCCGTGTAAAGATTTTA TCGTTATGAAACCTGGCCCTAATAAAGGCAAACGGTTCTGGCTATGTTCTCT ACCAGTGGGAGCAGGATATGATAAAGGCAGATCGAAGCGATTAAGAGAGGAAGTTAACCACAAATTCAGATGTGACTT CTTCATGTGGGATTCAGCTAATACTAGTAAAGAGAAACCTGCTGTAAAAGAGAGCCATATGCAGGAAGAGAGTATCCATTAG
- a CDS encoding sulfate adenylyltransferase: MANTPHGGVLKDLIVRDAPLHDSLVQEARALNDIFLTERQLCDLELILNGGFSPLEGFMNEDDYVSVRDTLRLAKVNGQTQGKLFSMPITLDVSQEDIDRLGLKYGARVALRDPRDDAALAILTVSDIYRPDKSAEAIQVLGADDIAHPSVAYLHNNVKEFYIGGKVQAIQAPTHYDYVPLRYTPSELRAHFHKLAWRKVVAFQTRNPMHRAHRELTVRAARQRRANVLIHPVVGLTKPGDVDHYTRVRAYQALMPSYPEGMAHLALLPLAMRMAGPREAVWHAIIRKNFGATHFIVGRDHAGPGKDSEGKDFYGPYDAQELVTQFKDELEIEMVPFQAMTYLPGTDEYQPVDEVPKGTPTADISGTELRKRLRTGAAIPDWFSYIGVVKVLRDSYPPRPQQGFTILLTGLHNSGKDTIARALQVTLQQQGSRSVSLLLGEELRSDLDPHISRAITPEQKHVNLQRIGFVASELSKAGAAVIAAPVAPYEKSRQAIKKMVVGSGSGNFFLVHVATPLEWCEKVDRRGLYKRARAGEIKNLTGVDDVYETPENADLVADLRYDTVPEIVHSIIMLLEGQNLI, from the exons ATGGCAAACACTCCCCATGGCGGCGTTCTCAAGGATCTCATCGTACGAGATGCTCCTCTTCACGACTCGTTAGTCCAAGAGGCTAGAGCCTTGAACGACATCTTTCTCACCGAG CGTCAACTGTGTGACCTCGAACTTATTTTGAATGGTGGATTCTCTCCGTTGGAGGGTTTTATGAATGAAGACGACTACGTTTC CGTTCGAGACACTCTTCGACTCGCCAAGGTTAACGGACAGACACAAGGCAAATTGTTTTCCATGCCAATAACTCTTGACGTTTCCCAAGAAGACATTGACCGTCTCGGCCTCAAATATGGTGCTCGAGTCGCTCTCCGTGACCCTCGTGATGACGCTGCTCTTGCTATTCTCACTG TTTCTGATATTTACAGACCTGATAAATCTGCCGAAGCTATCCAAGTTCTCGGTGCTGACGACATTGCCCATCCCAGCGTTGCCTACCTCCACAACAATGTCAAGGAGTTTTACATTGGTGGCAAGGTCCAAGCTATCCAAGCTCCCACCCACTATGATTACGTTCCTCTTCGATACACACCTTCTGAACTCCGTGCTCATTTTCACAAGCTTGCTTGGCGAAAGGTTGTTGCCTTTCAAACCCGAAACCCCATGCACCGAGCTCATCGAGAACTCACCGTCCGCGCTGCACGACAACGACGAGCCAACGTCCTTATTCATCCCGTTGTTGGCCTTACCAAGCCTGGGGATGTCGACCACTATACCCGTGTCCGAGCTTACCAAGCTCTCATGCCCTCTTATCCGGAAGGCATGGCCCATCTCgctcttttgcctctgGCCATGAGGATGGCTGGCCCTAGAGAAGCTGTTTGGCATGCCATCATCAGAAAGAACTTTGGTGCTACGCACTTTATCGTCGGTCGAGACCATGCTGGACCTGGGAAAGACTCCGAGGGCAAAGACTTTTATGGGCCGTACGATGCTCAGGAGCTGGTCACCCAGTTTAAAGACGaacttgagattgagatggTTCCTTTCCAAGCCATGACTTACCTTCCCGGCACTGACGAGTATCAGCCTGTCGATGAGGTACCCAAGGGCACTCCAACCGCTGATATCTCTGGTACTGAGCTTCGAAAGAGGCTTCGTACTGGCGCAGCCATTCCTGACTGGTTCTCCTACATTGGCGTCGTCAAGGTCCTCCGAGACTCTTACCCTCCTCGACCTCAACAAGGCTTCACCATTCTCTTGACTGGTCTCCACAACTCTGGAAAAGACACCATTGCTCGCGCGCTTCAGGTCACACTCCAACAGCAAGGTTCTCGATCTGTCTCTCTCTTACTGGGTGAAGAACTCCGATCTGACCTTGATCCCCACATCTCCCGCGCCATTACTCCTGAGCAAAAGCACGTCAATCTCCAACGCATTGGCTTTGTCGCCTCCGAGTTATCCAAAGCTGGTGCTGCTGTCATTGCCGCTCCAGTTGCGCCATACGAGAAATCTCGACAAGCGATCAAAAAGATGGTGGTTGGCTCAGGCAGCggcaactttttcttggtaCATGTGGCCACTCCTCTCGAGTGGTGTGAAAAGGTTGACCGGAGAGGTCTATACAAACGCGCCAGGGCGGGCGAGATCAAGAACCTGACGGGTGTAGATGATGTGTATGAGACACCCGAGAATGCTGACTTGGTGGCAGACTTGAGATACGATACCGTCCCCGAGATTGTTCATT CCATCATCATGCTCCTTGAAGGGCAAAATCTCATTTAA